A section of the Bombus terrestris chromosome 2, iyBomTerr1.2, whole genome shotgun sequence genome encodes:
- the LOC100651663 gene encoding POC1 centriolar protein homolog A isoform X2, with translation MIRTACDPTIEKHFKGHENTITSLCFHPETTQLVSSSSDKSIILWNLKESVRACRFLGHKDIVFDVTYAPSGEVIASASKDRSVRIWVPKITGQCLDFKAHSGAVRSVQFSPDGEKLITASDDKSVKLWTVCQRRFLMSFTCHTSWVRCARFSSDGRLIVSCSDDKTIKLWDVTSGQCIRTFNDVKAYSTHVEFHPSGSVIGSANIIGCVKLYDGNFILTASDDSTMKVLDLLEGRPIYTLKGHANGTGVTSVTFSSNGEYFASGGTDHQLLMWKTNFDKDDVARKMSRHLVSPVKESESNMKEEKSHKDDDISGGEEEVESLHEKFDTINLKNGRLRCEVPDTGVLDGNIEYKVINMRNQRPFEEGRIVNISHLSKESPGTCSSKIVDALNEQVQSLSDAVTILEQRLSILEEELRK, from the exons ATGATCAGAACTGCTTGCGATCCTACGATAGAAAAACACTTTAAAGGCCATGAAAATACTATCACAAGCTTATGTTTCCATCCTGAAACTACTCAATTAGTATCAAGTAGTTCAGAcaaaagtataatattatgGAATTTGAAAGAGTCTGTGAGAGCTTGCAGATTCCTTGGGCATAAAGATATAGTTTTTGATGTCACTTATGCACCATCAGGTGAAGTCATAGCTAGTGCTTCCAAAGATAGATCTGTTAGAATTTGGGTACCTAAAATAACAGGACAATGCTTAGATTTTAAAGCACATTCAGGAGCTGTTAGATCAGTACAATTTAGTCCAGATGGTGAAAAG ttAATTACTGCATCAGATGACAAAAGTGTTAAATTATGGACAGTATGTCAAAGAAGATTTCTTATGTCATTTACATGTCACACAAGCTGGGTCAGATGTGCTAGATTTTCTTCTGATGGTAGACTTATAGTCTCTTGTAGTGatgataaaacaataaaattatggGATGTCACGAGTGGACAATGTATTAGAACCTTTAATGATGTAAAAG CTTATTCTACACATGTGGAATTTCACCCAAGTGGTTCTGTTATTGGATCAGCAAACATAATTGGTTGTGTGAAATTATATGAT GGAAACTTCATATTAACTGCATCTGATGATTCAACAATGAAG GTTTTAGATTTATTAGAGGGTCGCCCAATTTATACACTTAAAGGTCATGCAAATGGTACTGGTGTAACATCAGTAACATTCTCTTCTAATGGAGAATATTTTGCCTCTGGTGGTACAGATCATCAATTATTAATGTGGAAAACAAATTTTGATAAAGATGATGTTGCTAGAAAAATGTCTCGGCATTTAGTTTCGCCTGTTAAAGAATCAGAATCAAatatgaaggaagaaaaatCACATAAAGATGATGATATATCTGGAGGAGAGGAAGAAGTAGAA TCATTACATGAGAAATTTGAtactataaatttaaaaaatgggaGACTTCGTTGTGAAGTACCAGATACTGGAGTATTAGATGgcaatatagaatataaagtcATAAATATGAGAAATCAAAGACCTTTTGAAGAAGGGCGTATTGTGAATATATCACACTTATCTAAAGAATCACCTGGTACATGTTCTAGTAAAATAGTAGATGCACTTAATGAGCAAGTACAATCATTAAGTGATGCTGTTACCATTTTAGAACAACGTTTGTCAATACTAGAAgaagaattaagaaaataa
- the LOC100649645 gene encoding SH2B adapter protein 1 isoform X1 codes for MSVYTITAATPTTSTIISTTTATTTTAVTVTTTATSTTTTAPAVAVSPEAAPGWIEFCERHARASASDFAKAFCTYVSLNLPESARSNLSHRDFLRKFVESFCEHFESEYLRRTIRSPSLYDTRHIASNDRDVNVVSQNNNAPIRISSHEEFSDYSEHDGDAISPKPTHKPFFRRLSFKGLKKGKSFFHKQQSDEVELSHSEHRRDKHSKAKLSKIVVECRKEGIVNSLMGENIDGTQKWEKSRLALIKAIGGYMLEFYSPPKAVKPRSGVFCSAITEARETTALEMPDHENTFVLKTQNMEFVIEAHDSNDMRSWLATIKYCMRTVQQNSVNPSSGTDVTGDSLGHGSLAIGSEGDRLRTNSTSKSSRSTSHEHGDEIGGNPPEIPPRLRIRSNSNLELCSSQQDIEQMNANDGELDLSSSLREYPWFHGTLPRSDAAQLVLHSAANGHGVFLVRQSETRKGEFVLTFNFQGRAKHLRMTLNDQGHCRVQHLCFPAIYDMLEHFRRNAIPLESGGTADVTLTEFVVATDATRSGHHNASGINQQQLQERRPPAAPEPREVRTYGGSIRTRTESLERLEQQNNVTEQQSSSSSSGRAIQNTYSFL; via the exons ATGAGTGTTTATACCATAACTGCGGCGACACCAACAACGAGTACAATAATATCAACAACAACGGCAACGACGACGACAGCTGTAACAGTGACGACGACGGCTACGTCGACAACAACAACGGCACCGGCGGTTGCCGTGTCGCCTGAAGCTGCACCTGGTTGGATAGAATTTTGTGAGAGACACGCCCGCGCTTCGGCTTCTGATTTTGCTAAGGCCTTTTGTACCTATGTCAGTTTAAATTTACCAGAAAGTGCAAGATCGAATCTTTCCCACCgtgattttttaagaaaatttgtcGAAAGCTTTTGTGAACACTTTGAAAGCGAATACCTACGTCGTACGATTAG ATCACCATCTTTGTATGACACAAGGCATATAGCAAGTAATGATAGAGATGTTAATGTTGTAAGCCAAAACAACAATGCTCCTATTCGTATATCATCTCATGAAGAATTCAGTGATTACTCTGAACATGATGGAGATGCAATATCACCAAAGCCTACACACAAACCATTTTTCCGCCGCTTATCCTTTAAAGGGCTTAAGAAGGGCAAAAGCTTCTTCCATAAGCAGCAAAGTGATGAAGTGGAGTTATCGCATAGTGAACATCGTAGAGATAAGCATTCAAAAGCTAAACTTTCGAAGATTGTGGTGGAATGTAGAAAAGAAGGCATTGTTAATTCTTTAATGGGAGAAAATATTGATGGAACTCAAAAATGGGAGAAATCTAGACTTGCCTTAATAAAAGCAATTGGTGGATATATGTTAGAATTTTATTCTCCTCCAAAAGCAGTAAAACCACGTAGTGGTGTCTTTTGTTCTGCAATAACTGAAGCCAGGGAAACAACTGCATTAGAAATGCCAGATCATGAAAATACCTTTGTATTAAAAACACAAAATatggaatttgtaatagaagCTCATGATTCAAATGATATGAGATCATGGTTAGCTACTATTAAATATTGTATGCGCACAGTACAACAAAATTCTGTTAATCCTAGTTCTGGAACAGATGTTACTGGAGATTCCTTAGGACATGGTTCATTAGCTATTGGTAGTGAAGGAGATAGATTAAGAACTAATTCTACAAGTAAAAGTTCCCGATCTACATCCCATGAACATGGAGATGAAATAGGTGGCAACCCTCCAGAAATACCTCCTAGACTACGTATAAGAAGTAATAGTAATCTGGAATTATGTTCATCACAACAGGATATTGAGCAAa TGAATGCAAATGATGGTGAATTAGATTTATCTAGCAGTTTAAGAGAATATCCATGGTTTCATGGGACCCTCCCTAGATCAGATGCAGCACAGCTTGTTTTACATAGTGCTGCTAATGGTCATGGTGTATTTCTTGTTCGACAAAGTGAAACAAGAAAAGGAGAATTTGTATTAACTTTTAACTTTCAGGGCAGAGCAAAG CATTTGCGTATGACATTAAACGATCAGGGACATTGTCGTGTTCAGCATCTTTGTTTTCCTGCTATATATGATATGCTTGAACACTTTCGTCGGAATGCCATACCTCTTGAATCCGGTGGAACAGCAGATGTCACTCTCACAGAATTTGTTGTGGCGACTGATGCAACACGGTCAGGACATCATAATGCATCTGGAATAAATCAACAACAGTTACAAGAAAGGAGACCCCCAGCTGCTCCAGAGCCAAGAGAA GTACGCACATATGGTGGTTCTATAAGAACACGTACAGAATCACTGGAAAGACTGGAACAACAAAACAACGTTACAGAACAACAAAGTTCATCATCATCTAGTGGTAGAGCAATTCAAAATACTTATAGTTTTCTTTGA
- the LOC100651663 gene encoding POC1 centriolar protein homolog A isoform X1, giving the protein MIRTACDPTIEKHFKGHENTITSLCFHPETTQLVSSSSDKSIILWNLKESVRACRFLGHKDIVFDVTYAPSGEVIASASKDRSVRIWVPKITGQCLDFKAHSGAVRSVQFSPDGEKLITASDDKSVKLWTVCQRRFLMSFTCHTSWVRCARFSSDGRLIVSCSDDKTIKLWDVTSGQCIRTFNDVKAYSTHVEFHPSGSVIGSANIIGCVKLYDVRTASLYQHYATHKSSVNMIKFHPKGNFILTASDDSTMKVLDLLEGRPIYTLKGHANGTGVTSVTFSSNGEYFASGGTDHQLLMWKTNFDKDDVARKMSRHLVSPVKESESNMKEEKSHKDDDISGGEEEVESLHEKFDTINLKNGRLRCEVPDTGVLDGNIEYKVINMRNQRPFEEGRIVNISHLSKESPGTCSSKIVDALNEQVQSLSDAVTILEQRLSILEEELRK; this is encoded by the exons ATGATCAGAACTGCTTGCGATCCTACGATAGAAAAACACTTTAAAGGCCATGAAAATACTATCACAAGCTTATGTTTCCATCCTGAAACTACTCAATTAGTATCAAGTAGTTCAGAcaaaagtataatattatgGAATTTGAAAGAGTCTGTGAGAGCTTGCAGATTCCTTGGGCATAAAGATATAGTTTTTGATGTCACTTATGCACCATCAGGTGAAGTCATAGCTAGTGCTTCCAAAGATAGATCTGTTAGAATTTGGGTACCTAAAATAACAGGACAATGCTTAGATTTTAAAGCACATTCAGGAGCTGTTAGATCAGTACAATTTAGTCCAGATGGTGAAAAG ttAATTACTGCATCAGATGACAAAAGTGTTAAATTATGGACAGTATGTCAAAGAAGATTTCTTATGTCATTTACATGTCACACAAGCTGGGTCAGATGTGCTAGATTTTCTTCTGATGGTAGACTTATAGTCTCTTGTAGTGatgataaaacaataaaattatggGATGTCACGAGTGGACAATGTATTAGAACCTTTAATGATGTAAAAG CTTATTCTACACATGTGGAATTTCACCCAAGTGGTTCTGTTATTGGATCAGCAAACATAATTGGTTGTGTGAAATTATATGATGTACGTACTGCTTCTTTATATCAACATTATGCAACTCATAAAAGTTCagtaaatatgataaaatttcaCCCAAAGGGAAACTTCATATTAACTGCATCTGATGATTCAACAATGAAG GTTTTAGATTTATTAGAGGGTCGCCCAATTTATACACTTAAAGGTCATGCAAATGGTACTGGTGTAACATCAGTAACATTCTCTTCTAATGGAGAATATTTTGCCTCTGGTGGTACAGATCATCAATTATTAATGTGGAAAACAAATTTTGATAAAGATGATGTTGCTAGAAAAATGTCTCGGCATTTAGTTTCGCCTGTTAAAGAATCAGAATCAAatatgaaggaagaaaaatCACATAAAGATGATGATATATCTGGAGGAGAGGAAGAAGTAGAA TCATTACATGAGAAATTTGAtactataaatttaaaaaatgggaGACTTCGTTGTGAAGTACCAGATACTGGAGTATTAGATGgcaatatagaatataaagtcATAAATATGAGAAATCAAAGACCTTTTGAAGAAGGGCGTATTGTGAATATATCACACTTATCTAAAGAATCACCTGGTACATGTTCTAGTAAAATAGTAGATGCACTTAATGAGCAAGTACAATCATTAAGTGATGCTGTTACCATTTTAGAACAACGTTTGTCAATACTAGAAgaagaattaagaaaataa
- the LOC100649645 gene encoding SH2B adapter protein 1 isoform X2, whose amino-acid sequence MSVYTITAATPTTSTIISTTTATTTTAVTVTTTATSTTTTAPAVAVSPEAAPGWIEFCERHARASASDFAKAFCTYVSLNLPESARSNLSHRDFLRKFVESFCEHFESEYLRRTIRSPSLYDTRHIASNDRDVNVVSQNNNAPIRISSHEEFSDYSEHDGDAISPKPTHKPFFRRLSFKGLKKGKSFFHKQQSDEVELSHSEHRRDKHSKAKLSKIVVECRKEGIVNSLMGENIDGTQKWEKSRLALIKAIGGYMLEFYSPPKAVKPRSGVFCSAITEARETTALEMPDHENTFVLKTQNMEFVIEAHDSNDMRSWLATIKYCMRTVQQNSVNPSSGTDVTGDSLGHGSLAIGSEGDRLRTNSTSKSSRSTSHEHGDEIGGNPPEIPPRLRIRSNSNLELCSSQQDIEQMNANDGELDLSSSLREYPWFHGTLPRSDAAQLVLHSAANGHGVFLVRQSETRKGEFVLTFNFQGRAKHLRMTLNDQGHCRVQHLCFPAIYDMLEHFRRNAIPLESGGTADVTLTEFVVATDATRSGHHNASGINQQQLQERRPPAAPEPREVRVSSGSLTPLE is encoded by the exons ATGAGTGTTTATACCATAACTGCGGCGACACCAACAACGAGTACAATAATATCAACAACAACGGCAACGACGACGACAGCTGTAACAGTGACGACGACGGCTACGTCGACAACAACAACGGCACCGGCGGTTGCCGTGTCGCCTGAAGCTGCACCTGGTTGGATAGAATTTTGTGAGAGACACGCCCGCGCTTCGGCTTCTGATTTTGCTAAGGCCTTTTGTACCTATGTCAGTTTAAATTTACCAGAAAGTGCAAGATCGAATCTTTCCCACCgtgattttttaagaaaatttgtcGAAAGCTTTTGTGAACACTTTGAAAGCGAATACCTACGTCGTACGATTAG ATCACCATCTTTGTATGACACAAGGCATATAGCAAGTAATGATAGAGATGTTAATGTTGTAAGCCAAAACAACAATGCTCCTATTCGTATATCATCTCATGAAGAATTCAGTGATTACTCTGAACATGATGGAGATGCAATATCACCAAAGCCTACACACAAACCATTTTTCCGCCGCTTATCCTTTAAAGGGCTTAAGAAGGGCAAAAGCTTCTTCCATAAGCAGCAAAGTGATGAAGTGGAGTTATCGCATAGTGAACATCGTAGAGATAAGCATTCAAAAGCTAAACTTTCGAAGATTGTGGTGGAATGTAGAAAAGAAGGCATTGTTAATTCTTTAATGGGAGAAAATATTGATGGAACTCAAAAATGGGAGAAATCTAGACTTGCCTTAATAAAAGCAATTGGTGGATATATGTTAGAATTTTATTCTCCTCCAAAAGCAGTAAAACCACGTAGTGGTGTCTTTTGTTCTGCAATAACTGAAGCCAGGGAAACAACTGCATTAGAAATGCCAGATCATGAAAATACCTTTGTATTAAAAACACAAAATatggaatttgtaatagaagCTCATGATTCAAATGATATGAGATCATGGTTAGCTACTATTAAATATTGTATGCGCACAGTACAACAAAATTCTGTTAATCCTAGTTCTGGAACAGATGTTACTGGAGATTCCTTAGGACATGGTTCATTAGCTATTGGTAGTGAAGGAGATAGATTAAGAACTAATTCTACAAGTAAAAGTTCCCGATCTACATCCCATGAACATGGAGATGAAATAGGTGGCAACCCTCCAGAAATACCTCCTAGACTACGTATAAGAAGTAATAGTAATCTGGAATTATGTTCATCACAACAGGATATTGAGCAAa TGAATGCAAATGATGGTGAATTAGATTTATCTAGCAGTTTAAGAGAATATCCATGGTTTCATGGGACCCTCCCTAGATCAGATGCAGCACAGCTTGTTTTACATAGTGCTGCTAATGGTCATGGTGTATTTCTTGTTCGACAAAGTGAAACAAGAAAAGGAGAATTTGTATTAACTTTTAACTTTCAGGGCAGAGCAAAG CATTTGCGTATGACATTAAACGATCAGGGACATTGTCGTGTTCAGCATCTTTGTTTTCCTGCTATATATGATATGCTTGAACACTTTCGTCGGAATGCCATACCTCTTGAATCCGGTGGAACAGCAGATGTCACTCTCACAGAATTTGTTGTGGCGACTGATGCAACACGGTCAGGACATCATAATGCATCTGGAATAAATCAACAACAGTTACAAGAAAGGAGACCCCCAGCTGCTCCAGAGCCAAGAGAAGTAAGAGTCAGCAGTGGAAGTCTAACTCCTCTTGAGTGA
- the LOC100649400 gene encoding caprin homolog: MPSANPKLEKQASTETVEPIRQAIIVIEHKIRNLEKRKGKLESYRDLQKNGRELNADQKTAVAKYDEVLQTLDITKELYKQIVGIAHDAVKQQKKLARKEAIERMQQDIAKVREVLLIQDALMNMGTESVREDFLAGKNGAVKLSEEDLKYLDSLYNEVMMKHHREESEPTFLQQVQKVAEHYVAIVDGKQREVVGTTYNKLKEIITSINQCGYFDQVHETEAIVEEVTEAVAETQISETPVQDQVNEEYNTNDRHIPPESMIPIPNFPVQVAPLPVVSGTTPVSGPIPVVAQPIPHPAAPVETSYYTNATGFVPQPQPQQQAQQTQQQPPQAPRINDVIGTPNFFFLQESELDSPDVTSQAPIVSHIPAAVNAPIPSQTFTNQNFANAPVVAQPVIYQPPQDMSHIPGFANPNPPPPIPMPPSHQQPNMQYSPQHPTNFQQQPQQQQQQQQQPQQQAPSQQITQQAQNQNFEHQQESQQQPAEEKIEENQDETTTAPESEIEQPTESVDWCQMAESNDWNQADQSQQSAQDSQQTQQQTSQQTWGDQQRSGYRGRGGRRGNSNGYNGRGRGGYQQNGRGGQGTYYRNDSNYQNGYQQRSWGNSEGNSGYNSGYKRGGGGSRGGGPRGERGMDRGGRGQFRGQRGGNRGGYAPRGKPHTQQ, translated from the exons ATGCCTTCTGCCAACCCTAAACTAGAAAAACAGGCCTCTACGGAGACCGTAGAACCTATACGCCAAGCAATTATCGTTATCGAGCATAAGATACGGAATCTTGAAAAGCGTAAG GGAAAATTAGAATCATATAGGGATCTGCAGAAGAATGGAAGGGAACTAAATGCAGATCAGAAAACAGCAGTAGCCAAATATGACGAGGTGTTACAGACATTGGATATTACAAAGGAACTGTATAAGCAAATTGTCGGAATTGCGCATGATGCAGTTAAACAGCAAAAAAAGTTGGCAAGGAAGGAAGCTATTGAAAGAATGCAACAAGATATTGCAAAG GTGAGAGAAGTTCTTCTTATACAAGATGCACTAATGAACATGGGTACAGAATCTGTTAGAGAAGATTTTCTTGCTGGAAAAAATGGTGCTGTAAAATTATCAGAAGAGGATTTAAAATACTTGGACAGCTTATACAATGAAGTTATGATGAAACATCATAGAGAAGAAAGCGAACCAACATTCCTTCAACAAGTGCAGAAAGTAGCAGAACATTATGTAGCCATTGTTGATGGAAAACAAAGAGAGGTTGTTGGTACAACTTACAACAAACTAAAGGAAATTATTACTTCCATTAATCAGTGTGGCTATTTTGATCAAGTTCATGAAACTGAAGCTATAGTAGAAGAA GTTACAGAGGCAGTTGCAGAAACACAAATATCTGAAACACCTGTGCAAGATCAAGTCAATGAAGAATATAATACCAATGACAGACACATTCCACCTGAATCCATGATTCCAATTCCTAACTTCCCAGTACAAGTCGCTCCTCTCCCTGTTGTTTCTGGCACTACACCAGTTTCTGGCCCCATTCCTGTAGTTGCACAACCCATTCCACATCCAGCTGCACCAGTTGAAACATCTTACTACACAAATGCAACAGGATTTGTTCCACAACCGCAACCACAACAACAAGCCCAACAAACTCAACAGCAACCACCACAAGCTCCTAGAATTAATGATGTTATAGGCACaccaaatttctttttcttgcaaGAATCCGAACTTGATTCGCCAGATGTTACATCACAAGCACCGATTGTTTCACACATTCCTGCTGCTGTTAATGCACCTATTCCTTCACAAACATTTACAAATCAGAACTTTGCAAATGCACCGGTAGTAGCACAACCAGTAATATATCAACCACCACAGGATATGTCCCACATTCCTGGATTTGCTAATCCTAATCCACCTCCACCTATTCCAATGCCACCCTCTCACCAGCAACCAAATATGCAGTACAGTCCTCAGCATCCTACCAATTTTCAACAGCAAccccaacaacagcaacagcagcaacaacaaccacAACAACAAGCTCCTTCACAACAGATAACACAACAAGCGCAAAACCAGAATTTTGAGCATCAACAAGAAAGCCAACAACAACCTGCTGAA gaaaaaattgaagaaaatcaaGATGAAACAACAACAGCACCAGAATCAGAAATTGAACAACCTACTGAATCTGTTGATTGGTGCCAGATGGCTGAAAGTAACGATTGGAATCAGGCAGATCAATCTCAACAATCTGCTCAAGATTCACAACAGACACAACAACAAACATCTCAGCAAACTTGGGGTGATCAACAACGTAGTGGGTATAGAGGTAGGGGTGGAAGAAGAGGCAATTCTAATGGTTACAATGGAAGAGGTAGGGGCGGTTATCAACAAAATGGACGCGGAGGACaag GAACATACTATCGTAATGATAGCAACTATCAAAATGGTTATCAACAACGATCTTGGGGGAATAGCGAGGGAAATAGCGGTTATAATTCTGGTTATAAAAGAGGTGGTGGTGGATCAAGAGGTGGAGGTCCACGAGGTGAGCGTGGTATGGATAGAGGTGGTCGAGGACAGTTTCGCGGCCAAAGGGGTGGGAATCGTGGCGGTTATGCGCCTCGTGGTAAACCCCATACGCAGCAGTAA
- the LOC100649522 gene encoding copper transport protein ATOX1 homolog, producing MASQVHEFNVEMTCEGCATAVTNVLNKKEGINNVQVDLQGNKVSVTSALPSDEILRVIKKTGKSCQFLGIKK from the exons ATGGCATCTCAG GTGCACGAATTTAATGTAGAAATGACATGTGAAGGATGTGCCACCGCTGTAACAAATGTACTTAATAAGAAGGAAG gTATTAACAATGTTCAAGTAGATCTACAAGGAAACAAGGTGTCTGTGACATCTGCACTTCCTTCTGATGAAATATTACGAGTTATTAAGAAAACTGGAAAGTCATGTCAATTTTtaggaataaaaaaataa